The Citrifermentans bemidjiense Bem genome window below encodes:
- a CDS encoding nucleotide sugar dehydrogenase translates to MTVERIVSVVGLGYVGLPVAVAFGKVRRAIGFDINGTRIKELCEGYDRTAEVEAGDLAQADILFTDRVEDLAQANFHIVAVPTPIDEANQPDLSLVCRASETVGKALKKGDIVVYESTVYPGVTEDECVPVLERVSGLKGGIDFKVGYSPERINPGDKEHTFTKIKKVVSGQDSETLEVVAEVYSSVVTAGVFRASSIKVAEAAKVIENTQRDLNIALMNELALIFDRLGIDTSEVLAAAGSKWNFLKFSPGLVGGHCIGVDPYYLTHKAEKLGYIPQVILAGRRINDGMGKFVAQRAVKEIIRAGHPVLNAVVTVLGITFKENCPDIRNSKVIDIVKELKDYGMQVQVCDPMADPEETLHEYGVRLTPREQLKPAVAVVAAVAHAEFASLAAPELLALMGPNPVLIDVKSMFDRERVEEAGVKVWAL, encoded by the coding sequence TTGACGGTAGAGCGCATTGTCTCAGTGGTAGGGCTAGGGTACGTGGGGCTTCCGGTAGCGGTTGCCTTCGGCAAGGTGCGCCGCGCCATAGGCTTCGACATCAATGGCACCAGGATCAAGGAGCTGTGCGAGGGGTACGACCGGACCGCCGAGGTGGAGGCGGGGGATCTGGCTCAAGCGGACATCCTGTTCACCGACCGGGTCGAGGACCTGGCTCAGGCCAATTTCCACATCGTGGCGGTCCCGACCCCCATCGACGAGGCGAACCAGCCGGACCTGAGCCTCGTCTGCCGGGCCAGCGAGACCGTGGGGAAGGCGCTTAAAAAGGGCGACATCGTGGTCTACGAATCCACCGTCTACCCGGGGGTAACCGAGGACGAATGCGTCCCGGTCCTGGAGCGGGTCTCCGGCCTCAAAGGCGGTATCGACTTCAAGGTGGGATACAGCCCGGAGCGGATCAACCCCGGCGACAAGGAGCACACCTTCACCAAGATCAAGAAGGTGGTCTCCGGCCAGGACAGTGAGACCCTGGAGGTGGTGGCGGAGGTCTACAGCTCGGTGGTGACGGCGGGGGTGTTCCGCGCCTCCTCCATCAAGGTGGCGGAAGCGGCCAAGGTGATCGAGAACACCCAGCGCGACCTGAACATCGCCCTCATGAACGAACTGGCGCTCATCTTCGACCGCCTGGGGATCGACACCTCCGAGGTGCTGGCGGCAGCCGGGAGCAAGTGGAACTTCCTCAAGTTCTCCCCCGGTCTGGTCGGCGGGCACTGCATCGGCGTCGACCCTTACTACCTCACCCACAAGGCGGAGAAGTTAGGCTACATCCCGCAGGTGATCCTGGCGGGGCGGCGCATCAACGACGGCATGGGGAAATTCGTGGCGCAGCGCGCCGTGAAGGAGATCATCAGGGCCGGGCACCCGGTGCTGAACGCGGTGGTCACGGTGCTGGGGATCACCTTCAAGGAAAACTGCCCCGACATCAGGAACTCCAAGGTCATCGACATCGTCAAGGAGCTCAAGGATTACGGGATGCAGGTCCAGGTCTGCGATCCTATGGCCGACCCGGAGGAGACGCTGCACGAGTACGGGGTGCGGCTCACCCCGAGGGAGCAGTTAAAGCCCGCAGTGGCGGTGGTGGCCGCCGTGGCCCACGCTGAATTCGCCTCCCTCGCGGCACCTGAACTCTTGGCGCTCATGGGTCCCAACCCGGTCTTGATCGACGTGAAGAGCATGTTCGACCGGGAGCGGGTTGAAGAGGCCGGTGTCAAGGTCTGGGCGTTATAA
- the prsK gene encoding XrtA/PEP-CTERM system histidine kinase PrsK, translating into MALSLVAIILLLFAMLRIIRLERKSACRTLLAIPFCAVAFLEFFDFAALYQFFPEVDWKRLSLGVEALLPALWLLVSLTYARDLPERGLSRSTRLMLAGAFALVLVPVLMPGEALYYAPDFPLERMLFLTDVGYYFYVAMLVLLVVALMNLESTLVNASSEALWRVKLDIVALGSVLAVCVFYYTNALLYRSLNMELVPLRSLVSIIAALMIVYSRTHWRGTAQVKVSQAVLLKSVVLTVIAGYLLLLGSIGEGMKYFGALFPRVLALSLGFIAGMLLLLLLLSERAQRELKVFLHKHFYQSKYDYRAQWLGLTERLANFESGDGLLRLVLSAYCDIFGVRGGALFLHQDGCGWFCATGIQELEEVRVTIAADNPLIAYLRDRRWVFCSRDDNPEILEANCRWLRELKVSFAIPLFEGEALTGFIVLGEQVVPDEEYRYEDYDLMKAIARQASVAIQHQRLSEQLTQAKAMEAVGNLATFVVHDLKNLAATVSLVVENAREHLDNPEFQKDMLSSLGNTTRKMHTLIGRLRNLGESELLHMRPVDLLALARHSARQVQGRAVTVQGTPEKVIGDEEELEKVLLNLFLNAVEASEPGTQIVAEVGCADSPYLKVSDSGCGMSPLFIRNELFAPFKTTKQAGLGIGLYQCRQIVAAHGGRIEVCSVEGEGTVFTVWFPSPALGAERVITQPA; encoded by the coding sequence ATGGCGCTTTCGCTTGTTGCGATCATCTTGCTTTTGTTTGCCATGCTGAGGATAATCCGGCTGGAGCGCAAAAGCGCCTGCCGCACCTTATTGGCCATCCCCTTTTGCGCCGTCGCCTTCCTGGAGTTCTTCGACTTTGCGGCGCTGTACCAGTTCTTCCCCGAGGTGGACTGGAAGCGGTTGTCGCTTGGGGTCGAGGCGCTGCTCCCGGCGCTTTGGCTGCTGGTGAGCCTCACCTATGCCCGGGACCTGCCCGAACGCGGGCTTTCGCGCTCGACCCGCCTGATGCTCGCCGGCGCCTTCGCTTTGGTCCTGGTCCCCGTCTTGATGCCGGGGGAGGCTCTTTACTACGCTCCCGACTTCCCTCTGGAGCGGATGCTTTTTCTCACCGACGTCGGGTACTACTTCTACGTCGCGATGCTGGTCCTTTTGGTGGTGGCGCTCATGAACCTCGAGTCCACCCTGGTGAACGCCTCCTCCGAGGCGCTTTGGCGCGTTAAGCTCGACATCGTGGCGCTGGGCTCCGTGCTCGCCGTCTGCGTCTTCTACTACACCAACGCGCTCTTGTACCGCTCGCTCAACATGGAGCTGGTTCCCCTGCGCTCGCTTGTTTCCATCATCGCCGCGCTGATGATCGTCTACTCGCGCACCCACTGGAGGGGAACGGCGCAGGTGAAGGTCTCGCAGGCGGTCCTTTTGAAGTCCGTTGTCCTCACCGTAATCGCCGGGTATCTGTTGCTCCTGGGGTCCATCGGTGAGGGGATGAAGTACTTCGGCGCGCTCTTTCCCCGCGTGCTCGCCCTGTCGCTTGGGTTCATCGCGGGGATGCTCCTGCTCCTTTTGCTCCTCTCCGAGCGCGCCCAAAGGGAGCTGAAGGTCTTCCTCCATAAGCACTTCTACCAGAGCAAGTACGACTACCGGGCCCAGTGGCTGGGGCTCACCGAACGCCTGGCCAATTTCGAGAGCGGCGACGGGCTTTTGAGGCTGGTCCTCTCCGCCTACTGCGACATCTTCGGAGTGAGGGGGGGGGCGCTGTTCCTGCACCAGGACGGGTGCGGCTGGTTCTGCGCCACTGGGATCCAGGAGCTGGAAGAGGTCAGGGTAACCATCGCCGCCGACAACCCGCTCATCGCCTATCTGCGCGACCGCCGCTGGGTCTTTTGCAGCCGGGACGACAACCCGGAGATCCTGGAGGCCAACTGCCGCTGGCTTAGGGAACTGAAGGTGAGCTTCGCCATCCCTCTTTTCGAGGGGGAGGCGCTAACCGGTTTCATCGTTTTGGGCGAGCAGGTGGTTCCGGACGAAGAGTACCGCTACGAGGATTACGACCTGATGAAGGCGATCGCGCGCCAGGCCTCGGTGGCGATACAGCACCAGCGCCTCTCCGAGCAACTCACCCAGGCGAAAGCGATGGAGGCGGTGGGGAATCTGGCCACTTTCGTGGTGCACGACCTGAAAAACCTGGCGGCCACCGTATCGCTCGTGGTGGAAAACGCCCGGGAGCACCTGGACAACCCCGAGTTCCAAAAGGACATGCTCTCAAGCCTCGGCAACACCACGAGGAAGATGCACACGCTCATAGGCCGCCTGCGAAACCTCGGCGAGAGCGAACTCTTGCACATGCGCCCCGTAGACCTGCTGGCGTTGGCCCGGCACTCGGCGCGCCAGGTGCAGGGGAGGGCGGTCACGGTGCAGGGGACGCCGGAGAAGGTCATAGGCGACGAGGAAGAATTGGAGAAGGTGCTTTTGAACCTCTTCCTGAACGCGGTGGAGGCTTCCGAGCCGGGGACCCAGATCGTGGCGGAGGTGGGATGCGCGGACTCCCCCTACCTCAAGGTGTCGGACAGCGGCTGCGGCATGTCGCCGCTTTTCATACGGAACGAACTTTTTGCACCGTTCAAGACCACGAAGCAGGCGGGGCTCGGCATCGGGCTCTACCAGTGCCGGCAGATCGTGGCGGCGCACGGCGGCAGGATCGAGGTATGCAGCGTAGAGGGGGAGGGGACCGTGTTCACGGTATGGTTCCCGTCCCCTGCGCTAGGCGCGGAACGGGTCATCACACAGCCGGCATGA
- the prsR gene encoding PEP-CTERM-box response regulator transcription factor, with translation MKKLLIVDDNDDIRQQLKWGLNQEFQVLLAADGREALQQFKSEKPDVVVLDLGLPPYADSSVEGFRCLDEMLGLNPAAKVIMLTGNNERENALKAMRMGAFDFYAKPPVLSELKVIITRAFHLANIDEQNLRQVSSQSEDGEQWGMVGSCPEMQAVFHTIRKVAGSNAPILITGESGTGKELVAGAIHEASSRNKGPLVAINCGAIPENLLESELFGHEKGAFTGAHAAVRGKLQFAHKGTLFLDEIGELPVNLQVKLLRFLQEGTIQRVGGREEIAIDARTTCATNVDIAKAIEEGRFREDLYYRIGVINIKLPPLRERGDDILLIAENFLRLYCKENKKKTVRFSTAAVAFLKRHNWPGNVRELKNRVQRAVIMCDGASIGPLDLGCDVEPAAMPVPSGDGVSLKAARERMEREMIQQAIERQQGNIMKAAEELGVSRPTLYDLMKKLSIHP, from the coding sequence GTGAAAAAACTATTGATTGTCGACGACAACGACGATATCAGGCAGCAGTTGAAGTGGGGCCTGAACCAGGAATTCCAGGTGCTTTTGGCGGCCGATGGCAGAGAGGCGCTGCAGCAGTTCAAAAGCGAGAAGCCCGACGTGGTGGTGCTCGACCTGGGCCTTCCCCCCTACGCCGACAGTTCGGTGGAGGGGTTCCGCTGCCTGGACGAGATGCTCGGGCTGAACCCGGCGGCGAAGGTGATCATGCTGACCGGGAACAACGAACGGGAAAACGCCTTGAAGGCGATGCGCATGGGGGCCTTCGACTTTTACGCCAAGCCCCCGGTTTTGAGCGAGCTGAAGGTGATCATCACCCGCGCCTTTCACCTGGCCAACATCGACGAGCAGAACCTGAGGCAGGTATCGTCCCAGAGCGAGGACGGCGAGCAGTGGGGCATGGTCGGCTCCTGCCCCGAGATGCAGGCCGTCTTTCACACCATCCGCAAGGTTGCCGGCTCCAACGCCCCGATCCTCATCACCGGCGAAAGCGGCACCGGAAAGGAACTGGTGGCGGGCGCCATCCACGAGGCGAGCTCTCGCAACAAGGGGCCGCTGGTGGCCATCAACTGCGGCGCTATTCCCGAGAACCTCCTGGAGAGCGAGCTCTTCGGCCACGAGAAGGGGGCCTTCACCGGCGCCCACGCAGCGGTCAGGGGGAAGCTCCAGTTCGCCCACAAAGGGACGCTCTTTCTCGATGAAATAGGCGAGCTCCCGGTGAACCTCCAGGTGAAGCTTTTGCGCTTCTTGCAGGAGGGGACCATCCAGCGGGTCGGGGGGCGGGAGGAAATCGCCATCGACGCCCGCACCACCTGCGCCACCAACGTGGACATCGCCAAGGCGATCGAGGAAGGGCGCTTTAGGGAGGACCTCTACTACCGCATCGGGGTGATCAACATCAAGCTGCCTCCCTTGCGCGAACGCGGCGACGACATCCTCCTGATCGCGGAGAACTTCCTGCGGCTCTACTGCAAAGAGAACAAGAAGAAGACGGTCCGCTTCTCCACCGCCGCCGTCGCTTTCCTCAAGCGCCACAACTGGCCCGGCAACGTGCGCGAGCTGAAGAACCGGGTACAGCGCGCGGTGATCATGTGCGACGGCGCGAGCATAGGACCGCTCGACCTTGGCTGCGACGTGGAGCCTGCGGCGATGCCGGTTCCCTCCGGTGACGGGGTCTCGCTGAAGGCCGCCCGCGAGCGGATGGAGCGCGAGATGATACAGCAGGCGATCGAGCGCCAGCAGGGGAATATCATGAAGGCGGCCGAGGAACTCGGGGTGAGCCGCCCGACGCTGTACGACCTGATGAAGAAGCTCTCCATCCACCCGTAG
- a CDS encoding AAA family ATPase: protein MSVNGNLAERVQQESAFLAGVVSAVENVVVGQRPLIERILVALLSNGHLLIEGVPGLAKTTLVKTLASLIDARFQRIQFTPDLLPADLLGTLVYNPREGDFTTRKGPIFTNILLADEINRAPAKVHSALLEAMEERQVTISDSSYPLSEPFLVMATQNPIEQEGTYPLPEAQMDRFMLKAKVGYPSRADELEIMRRTARTSRSFSAAPLIHPDDILRARALVDDIYLDPKIEKYILDLVLATRDPESYGFADLAGLIAYGASPRASIYLCIASRALALLRGRGYVVPQDVKEIGPDLLRHRIIVSYEADAQGVGVEGIVEELFSRTEVP from the coding sequence ATGAGCGTCAATGGGAACCTGGCCGAGCGCGTGCAGCAGGAATCCGCTTTTCTGGCAGGCGTCGTCTCCGCGGTGGAAAACGTGGTCGTGGGGCAGCGCCCGCTCATCGAACGGATCCTGGTCGCGCTTTTGTCCAACGGCCACCTCCTGATCGAGGGGGTTCCGGGGCTCGCCAAGACCACCCTGGTCAAGACCCTCGCCTCCCTGATCGACGCCCGGTTCCAGCGCATCCAGTTCACTCCCGACCTCCTTCCCGCCGACCTTTTGGGGACCCTGGTGTACAACCCGCGCGAGGGCGATTTCACTACCCGCAAGGGGCCGATCTTCACCAACATCCTCCTCGCTGACGAGATCAACCGCGCCCCCGCCAAGGTGCACAGCGCGCTCCTGGAAGCGATGGAGGAGCGCCAGGTGACCATCAGCGACAGCTCCTACCCGCTTTCCGAGCCGTTCCTGGTCATGGCTACCCAGAACCCCATCGAGCAGGAGGGGACCTACCCGCTCCCCGAGGCGCAGATGGACCGCTTCATGCTCAAGGCGAAGGTGGGATACCCCAGCCGCGCCGACGAGCTGGAGATCATGCGCCGCACCGCCCGCACCTCCCGCAGCTTTTCCGCCGCACCTCTCATCCACCCCGACGACATCCTGCGCGCCCGGGCGCTGGTGGACGACATCTACCTGGACCCGAAGATCGAGAAGTACATCCTCGACCTGGTGCTCGCCACCCGCGACCCGGAAAGCTACGGCTTCGCCGATCTCGCCGGCCTCATCGCCTACGGTGCCTCGCCCAGAGCGAGCATCTACCTCTGCATCGCCTCCCGCGCCCTGGCCCTTTTGCGCGGCCGAGGCTACGTGGTGCCGCAGGACGTGAAGGAGATAGGGCCGGATCTCTTGCGCCACCGCATCATTGTGAGCTACGAGGCGGACGCCCAGGGGGTGGGGGTGGAGGGGATCGTGGAAGAGCTCTTTTCCCGGACCGAGGTGCCATGA
- a CDS encoding DUF58 domain-containing protein translates to MTAQAPSPDQLRRLRVLSSRLVTGLFAGEYRSVFKGRGMEFEGVREYQPGDDVRNIDWNVTARAGRPFLKQFVEERELNLMLLVDRSASLACPTPRGAKSRLAAEAAALLALAAAKSNDRVGLITCSDRVESFIPPAKGARQAQRIVASLSCNASSGGGTDLAAALDYLARVARRAGTLCIVSDFLSPDFSRELAAVARRHEVVALVVTDPSDFELPNGGLLDLSDEESGRCSLIDSASPKVRRFFREAALERRARLLESFASLGVKHLELSTTEPPLHALVRFFQGNRRQGRR, encoded by the coding sequence ATGACCGCCCAGGCTCCCTCCCCAGACCAGCTGCGCCGCCTGCGGGTACTTTCCTCCCGCCTGGTTACCGGGCTCTTCGCCGGGGAGTACCGGAGCGTCTTTAAGGGGAGGGGGATGGAGTTCGAAGGCGTGCGGGAGTACCAGCCCGGGGACGACGTCCGCAACATCGACTGGAACGTGACGGCGCGCGCCGGTCGTCCCTTTCTGAAGCAGTTCGTCGAGGAGCGCGAGCTGAACCTGATGCTCCTGGTGGATCGTTCCGCCTCGCTTGCCTGTCCCACACCCCGCGGCGCCAAGAGCCGCCTCGCCGCCGAGGCAGCCGCGCTTTTGGCCCTGGCCGCCGCGAAGAGCAACGACCGGGTCGGCCTAATCACCTGCAGCGACCGGGTGGAGAGCTTCATTCCCCCAGCCAAGGGGGCGCGCCAGGCGCAGCGCATCGTCGCCTCCCTTAGCTGCAACGCTTCTTCCGGCGGCGGCACCGACCTGGCAGCCGCGCTCGATTACCTGGCGCGGGTCGCCCGCCGCGCCGGCACCCTCTGCATCGTTTCCGACTTTCTCTCCCCCGATTTCAGCCGCGAACTCGCCGCCGTCGCTCGCCGCCACGAGGTGGTGGCGCTGGTCGTCACCGACCCCTCCGACTTCGAGCTTCCGAACGGAGGGCTCCTGGACCTCAGCGACGAGGAGAGCGGGAGGTGCAGCCTGATCGACAGCGCGAGCCCCAAGGTGCGGCGCTTCTTTCGGGAAGCCGCGCTGGAGAGGCGCGCAAGGCTCCTGGAGTCGTTCGCCTCCCTCGGCGTGAAGCACCTGGAGCTTTCCACCACTGAGCCGCCGCTGCACGCCCTGGTCCGTTTCTTCCAGGGGAACCGCCGCCAGGGGAGGCGCTGA
- a CDS encoding vWA domain-containing protein: protein MRFHDPQLLFLLALLVPLFVWIRRSEGRRPALPLSAAFAGEPLPETLRSRLARLLPYLRLAVLALGIVALARPQAVARESQVQSRGMDLVLALDLSTSMLAEEQGREGRGENRLAAAKRVLSEFIGARKQDRIGLVAFAGRPYPAAPLTSDHQWLQGIVERLDTNSVEDGTALGDAILAGVNRLRQRPAEGRALILITDGRNNAGAEPQLAAQAAKALGIRVHAIGIGSRGSAVIPVPSPLGGTIYRRLDADLDAATLKGVAEITGGRYFEAGDATVLSRVFAEIDRLERTPVKEKVFFSYAELFRPLLAAALLLFLAEMLLRGGWLRRSC from the coding sequence ATGAGGTTCCACGACCCGCAGCTGCTGTTTCTCTTGGCCCTCCTGGTCCCCTTGTTCGTCTGGATCCGCCGCAGCGAAGGCCGCCGACCCGCTCTTCCACTGAGCGCCGCGTTTGCGGGGGAACCGCTTCCCGAAACGCTCCGCTCGCGCCTGGCACGCCTCCTTCCTTATCTCCGCCTGGCGGTTCTGGCGCTGGGGATAGTCGCCCTTGCCCGCCCCCAGGCGGTCGCTCGGGAGAGCCAGGTGCAAAGCCGAGGGATGGACCTGGTGCTGGCGCTCGATCTCTCCACCAGCATGCTTGCCGAGGAACAGGGGCGCGAGGGGAGGGGGGAGAATCGCCTGGCTGCGGCCAAACGGGTGCTGTCGGAGTTCATCGGCGCACGCAAGCAGGACCGGATCGGCCTCGTTGCCTTCGCCGGGCGCCCCTATCCGGCGGCCCCGCTCACCTCGGACCACCAGTGGCTGCAGGGGATAGTGGAGCGGCTCGATACCAACTCGGTCGAGGACGGGACCGCTCTGGGCGACGCCATCCTCGCCGGGGTCAACCGGCTGCGCCAGCGCCCTGCCGAAGGCCGCGCCCTCATCCTCATCACCGACGGCCGCAATAACGCAGGAGCGGAGCCACAACTGGCGGCGCAGGCGGCGAAGGCCCTGGGGATAAGGGTCCACGCCATCGGCATCGGTTCGCGCGGCAGCGCCGTGATCCCCGTCCCGTCCCCCTTGGGCGGAACCATCTACCGGCGGCTCGACGCGGACCTCGACGCCGCGACCCTAAAGGGGGTGGCCGAGATCACCGGCGGCCGCTACTTCGAGGCCGGTGACGCGACGGTCCTCTCCAGGGTCTTCGCCGAAATCGACCGACTGGAGCGGACCCCCGTCAAGGAGAAGGTTTTCTTCAGCTACGCCGAACTGTTCCGGCCGCTTCTCGCCGCAGCGCTCCTCCTGTTTCTGGCCGAGATGCTCCTTCGCGGCGGGTGGCTCAGGAGGAGCTGCTGA
- a CDS encoding VWA domain-containing protein, with the protein MEWGAPGYLWLLLAGAPLSLLALGSARRARLLRQELTGGRQEKVVDFLPWGVAAAAMMLLVAALAGPRFGEEPRERLAQGGDILFLLDTSKSMLTRDLGQSRLAAAKEAVRQAMAGLKGERVGLVVFAGSAFLVCPLTTDYALFDQVLKEAGEETLPLPGTSLAAALKEARRALQGEGDEPKVVVLLSDGEDHEGEYVAAARALNAAGVKLYAVAAGTLPGGPIPLPGGGVQKDRDGSFVLSRLRPETLREAAQAGGGEMVDIAALPARLATLPLQKSAAKPASSRQTQRERFQVPLALALALALLCAEPLLLFRGRP; encoded by the coding sequence ATGGAATGGGGCGCACCGGGATACCTCTGGCTGCTGCTCGCCGGAGCGCCGCTTTCCTTGCTCGCGCTTGGCTCCGCGCGGCGGGCGCGCCTTTTGCGGCAGGAGCTGACCGGCGGCCGTCAGGAGAAGGTGGTTGATTTTCTCCCCTGGGGCGTCGCTGCCGCCGCCATGATGCTCCTGGTCGCGGCCCTGGCCGGTCCCCGTTTCGGCGAGGAACCGCGCGAGCGGCTGGCGCAGGGAGGAGACATCCTGTTTCTCCTGGACACCTCCAAGAGCATGCTCACCCGGGATCTCGGCCAAAGCCGGCTTGCCGCCGCCAAGGAGGCGGTGCGGCAGGCTATGGCAGGGCTAAAGGGGGAGCGGGTGGGACTTGTCGTCTTCGCCGGGAGCGCCTTCCTGGTCTGCCCGCTCACCACCGACTATGCGCTTTTCGATCAAGTGCTCAAGGAGGCGGGGGAGGAGACCCTGCCTCTTCCCGGGACCTCGCTTGCCGCAGCGCTCAAAGAGGCGCGCCGTGCATTGCAAGGTGAGGGTGATGAGCCGAAGGTCGTGGTGCTTTTAAGCGACGGCGAAGACCATGAAGGTGAATACGTTGCCGCCGCTCGCGCCCTGAACGCAGCGGGGGTGAAGCTTTACGCCGTCGCCGCCGGAACCTTGCCGGGGGGACCGATCCCGCTTCCGGGGGGCGGGGTCCAGAAGGATCGGGACGGCAGCTTCGTGCTCAGCCGGCTGCGCCCCGAAACGCTGCGGGAGGCGGCTCAAGCGGGGGGAGGGGAGATGGTCGACATCGCAGCGCTTCCCGCCCGGCTCGCCACCCTGCCGCTGCAAAAGAGCGCAGCCAAACCGGCGTCGAGCCGGCAGACCCAGCGGGAACGTTTCCAGGTCCCGCTCGCGCTCGCGCTCGCGCTCGCGCTCTTGTGCGCAGAGCCGCTTCTTCTCTTCCGGGGTAGGCCATGA
- a CDS encoding BatD family protein, translating into MRFPLLSLCLMALMSPAAAGAEEAGPAAEPLRLELKLARARVYPRMPVPVTVRLMVRDAQLRGIGYPRLSHRTLQVGEFSLPAKRELVLEGATYTAYDFTTVVSARQSGSYRLGPAELEAELLSPASGAAAFFGATESKPVALKSQPLALTVLPVPMQGRPDGFTGAVGRFTVSVSARPREVSAGDPITVRTVIRGEGAEREFSCRPIEARGFRGYPPVQEKGAGELVCEQLMVPETGGAVEIPPVRISFFNPSAGRFGTAQSEALALKVRPAAAAAAALSDGSDRSDRSDRSDRSDRSDKSDKSDKSDRTGAFWLALSALAALAAAVLLCRRLRRQTPPSGDGRQGWLAAARSAHASGDASAFYSAAFRLLQRVGGERQGLPAAGWTGPLPEGAFGREQQESLAALLARCDRVRYGGEIPQPEQMAADLLLLEQAEGPSTAWENI; encoded by the coding sequence ATGAGATTCCCGCTTCTTTCGCTCTGCCTCATGGCGCTCATGAGCCCGGCGGCGGCAGGCGCCGAGGAGGCCGGCCCCGCCGCAGAACCGCTCCGTCTCGAACTGAAGCTGGCAAGGGCGCGGGTCTACCCGCGCATGCCGGTCCCGGTGACGGTAAGGCTCATGGTGCGGGATGCGCAGTTGCGCGGGATAGGCTACCCCCGGCTTTCCCACCGCACTTTGCAGGTGGGGGAGTTCTCGCTTCCCGCGAAGCGCGAGCTGGTTTTGGAGGGGGCCACTTACACCGCCTACGACTTCACCACCGTAGTCAGCGCCAGGCAAAGCGGGAGCTACCGTTTGGGCCCGGCCGAGCTGGAAGCCGAACTACTCTCCCCGGCGTCCGGCGCGGCGGCCTTTTTCGGCGCCACCGAATCGAAGCCGGTCGCGCTCAAGTCGCAGCCGCTTGCCCTCACCGTGCTCCCCGTCCCGATGCAGGGGCGCCCGGACGGCTTTACCGGCGCAGTCGGGCGCTTCACGGTGAGCGTATCAGCCCGCCCCCGCGAAGTGAGCGCCGGCGACCCGATCACCGTGCGCACCGTGATAAGGGGGGAAGGGGCCGAGCGCGAATTCTCCTGCCGCCCCATCGAGGCCCGCGGCTTCAGGGGGTATCCCCCTGTTCAGGAAAAAGGGGCGGGGGAGCTTGTCTGCGAACAGCTTATGGTGCCGGAGACCGGGGGCGCGGTGGAGATTCCCCCGGTCCGGATCAGCTTCTTCAACCCCTCCGCGGGGCGTTTCGGCACGGCCCAAAGCGAGGCGCTAGCGCTTAAGGTGCGCCCTGCCGCAGCCGCTGCTGCTGCCCTGTCTGACGGGTCTGACAGGTCCGACAGGTCCGACAGGTCCGACAGGTCCGACAGGTCCGACAAGTCCGACAAGTCCGACAAGTCCGACCGAACAGGCGCCTTCTGGCTGGCGCTTTCCGCTCTCGCGGCGCTCGCAGCTGCCGTCTTACTCTGCAGGAGGCTGCGCCGACAGACGCCGCCGTCCGGCGACGGCAGGCAGGGCTGGCTTGCCGCGGCCCGCTCGGCACACGCCTCCGGCGACGCGAGCGCCTTTTATAGCGCCGCCTTCAGGCTGCTGCAGCGGGTGGGGGGGGAGCGCCAGGGGCTCCCCGCGGCGGGCTGGACCGGCCCGCTGCCGGAGGGTGCGTTCGGCCGGGAGCAGCAGGAGAGCCTTGCCGCGCTCCTTGCGCGCTGCGACCGGGTCCGTTACGGCGGAGAGATCCCGCAGCCCGAGCAGATGGCCGCGGATCTGCTTCTCCTGGAGCAAGCGGAGGGTCCTTCAACGGCATGGGAAAATATTTGA